GTTTCCCTATGATGTGGTCTACCAGAACATCATTGTGAAGTGCACAGGTACAACTTCCTACTGTGGACCAATGGAGACAACTGGCTGTTGGAGAGGACCTTGGTGGGACTTCATGCCCAGGCCAGGGGCAAAAATAAATCTCATTCTGGTTCTGTATGATTATTTTCCTCCCCATCCAGACAATGAATTACTTATGGTTTCCAGGGACAAGGGTAATAACTCACTGCCTTGTCTCAAGAGAAAGCagggcattttttaaattattaaagaatcTAACAGTAAAAGATATGGTTCTGGTTTGATAAATATAAGCAGTGTAGAGTTGATAAGTTCTGAAAAAGGAAAGCAGGTTCTTTATCCTGCTAGGAGAATACAACAGAAAGAGAGGTACAGACATAAATAtagtgaacatttattgaatgcttactgtGTGCTAAGCATTGTCTGAGGTGTACTTTTTCCAGTTGCTTTATGAACAAGAGTAACAGAAGAATGACATAgacaatgtctttaaaatttttaagaaattttccaaACATCATTTAGAGCCACTCTAATCCAAACATTCTGTAACTTCCAAATACATGCTCTTAATTACTAAAAtgtactgtttttcatttttgaaaaatggtaGATCCTTAAAAACATATTGTGAGTGCTCAATAGCAAGGGAAGCCAGGAGATTTAAGTCCAAGGGAGTGGAAGGGAGGATCCCAGTATGAACTGAGCTTCATCATAAATACttagttttcttctattttggttaCTAAATGCCAAAGCCATTTGAGTTGgtctatataaatgtatttttatattttatgtttatatatataagtatatatgtatatatattaatgtaAGTAATCTATATACAAATTTATGTtatgtctctctgtgtgtgtatgcacacacacacatacatactaaggctaaatataaatatatccagGTATgttctttcttagtttttatcTCAAATGTTTTTAAGCTACAGAATACCTTTAAGTTTCCAAGTTACAAAATAGACAATCTAGAGATAACTAACCAAAACCAAAAGGGCAAAATGCAAATGAGGGCCCATCAAGTGGATCCCAATTGTTTCAGAACTCTTAGGTGATAGTGCTTAGGGAGGTGTAAAGTTGGAAGTAGCAAGTGAAAGCCAGGTAATACTATCTAAGCTTTCTGGGTGGTTCCTGTAGCCTTAGGAAATAGACAGAGTATCCCCTAGAGAGGAGTGAGAGGAAAGGACAAGATAGGGAGTGCACAGGATTATTCAGGGAGATTGAAATTAAGAAAGGGCCTTTGGGCCTTGGTGATCAGGattgttattgtttttccaaGGAGGGTTCCATAAAGTAGTGAGGTAGGAAAACAACTTGGCTTATTGTGAAGTGAGGTACTGGGTGGCATCTTCTTTTACTAAGAAGTTTTACAGTGGGAGAGATAGGAAGGTAACTAACAGGGTCTCTGACTTATCTCAGGACTGCTGGAAGTACCTGTAGAAAATTGTTGGTGAGAGGTGCTATAGAAGATGCaggaaatcattttattcttaccatcccccccaaaataaaagaaattggtggctaataattttttttcttgcagttatAGATAATTATCAAAATCAATAGCTCTGGTCATTGTTTATCACCTTTCTGCTTATTCCTCATCTAACCCCACAATAGCCTGGTTGAAGTCATCTGCCATGGGAGAGAAGAAAGTTCACAAGGGAAGGAATGTGCTTGGTGTCACTAAGACGCTCAGCAGATCACCACATCCTGATCTTTGTTTTCATGAGAACTAactggattttttgttttctccattcaATTTGAGTGAAATACTCAAATTTTGCTTGGATAAACTGCTGTCTTTTAAGGGGAGCACCATGGATGAGATAGACCTGAGAGAGACAAAAAAATGACCAGTGGGTCTCTGGTGCCTTGCCTGCAGctggaggagggagcagagagcaggaggtAGGAAGTGAGTTGGGAGCAAATGGCATGGTCACCTCAAGCTAGGGCATGAGTGATATGCATCTCCATAGGAAGTCCTGTATCCTATTCCCTGGGACCTCTTTTTCCTACCCAGCCCTATTGTCATCTTGAGCACATTCTTTAGGCTTCTTGAtccaagaaattgaaaatatatctgACTGTTCCCAGGTGACTGAACTTTGAATCCAAGTCATGATATTAATGTTTATGGTCCTGTGATCAAGGGTTCAGTTTGTAGCTTTTATCTCTTGATGCAGACATCTTATCTGGTGTTTATTGGAGAAGCATGCTGTCTTTATGATGATGCTATGCAAAGTGATTTCTCTTCTCGatagtatattattttaattgtagataATATATATGGGCATTTATTGTGGGTTCATCAACAGTGCTGCCAACTATGTCATGTGctttatatctttttccatttaacCTTCATAAGACCCATGAGGTGTAGatcattttgtcttcctttctcttttttcttcaaatttggttaaaatatgtatttttaaatcagtttttgtagttgtagatggacaacatgcctttattttgtttatttacttttttaatgcagtgctaaggatcaaacccaatgcctcacacatgctaggcaaatacttgACTACTAAGCTATAGCCCTAGCcccaatatttatctttttatccttttctattctgaaatttttgaaattcagatttgaagggattttacagttttgtttttgtcttttcttttcacaTAATGACTTTGTATCATGCTCCCTAATAtcgcataatttttaaaatgactgttttcCTGTATCAACAGCAATAGGGAGTCAATATGGCCTGAAGTGAGAGGGTTCTTACTGAGCTTCTTAATTCAAGAGTTCCTtctagctgagcatggtggtgcatgtttttaatcccagtggctcagaagacagaggcaggaggatcctgagttcaaagccagcctcagcaaaagcatggcactaagctactcagtgagaccctgtctctaaataaaacacaaaatagggttggggatctGACTCAGaggctaagtgcccctgagttcaatcccagaaccCCCAACTCCCCCCAAAAAGAGTTACTTCTCCAACCAATACAGAGAAGCACCATGGTTTCAGTAGGTGGTGCTTCCTTTACTGGTGGGGAGTGAGCTGGGAAAGGCTTTTGGTTTTGTAATTCTCAATTTTTACtacttaattctttctttctctttgttataaaattatcaaaagaTGCCTCCCTTTCTAAATTACCTCTTTCTCACATGAAAGCAGTTCTTCCTCAAATTTTTAACTGCATCTACTTTCTGGCCTTtcacttttgattcttttttttttttcacagtttctGAACCTTTTATGCTTaaatctcaaaaaccaaacaaTGCCACCTCCCAAGAGGCAGGACACCAATCTAAAATGGTGTTCCCCCATCCAAAATGTCCCCCATCTCTGGCTTGAGGAATAGTCTGATTTGCAAAATGACTATAAagatacaagaaaaagaaaagatagaacaTTATAACATATGTTTAATTGTATTATGAACATTAGTTCAATATGCCTTAATAATTTCATTAGATAAAAAAAATGGCTTAAAGTTGGTTTAATCATATAAGTGTATTTACCAAGAGCAAAAACAGAAGACTGTTAAAAATAGCTAAAAAGGTAACACGTCAAAGTTTCTGTAACTTTTGGAAAGGCTTATATCTAAATCTGGTACAGAATTTTTAGTGTCATTTAACAGTTCTTTTCTTAGCCACATGGTGCTAGGACTCTGGAAGAGACTGGTTATGGGTACCACTTCTTGTCTTCAGTTGTGATTGTGCAATGTCAGCGAGTGCACTTTGTATCTTTTCCAGAAGCATGTCCCCTCGATAAACAACATCCTCCAGACATGTAGCAGCttcatgattttcttcttctagCTTATATAAGCTAGCAGCCTGTAAAGCAGCTGTAGATTCTTCACTGGGTAATGAATCTATCAAAACATCAATATCTTTTGCTGTTCGTGCAATCAGTGCTGCAAAAAGCTGGGCATATTCTTCTGTAGGATTAGCTGGCTGGTCTTTGTTAATTGCTGTCTGAATATTATTAaaagaggcaggaggaccacattGTTGCAACACTCCAATGGCATTACAAAACTGATCTGCAAGCGAGTTCACGGCGTCTTGCAGCTGCGTGAGTCGATCCCTCACTTTTGATTCTTTAGTAGGCACTGCTGTGATCTACCAGGACTCGGACCCATCCTCATTGTTTTCCCATTTGGAGTGTGGTTCTTATTTTGGAGAATAAATTTCATCTGGCACTACTAGAAACCCACTTTCCTTTCTCCTATGCAATCTCTGTCTGCCTACCCAGACAAGTGAGCACTTCAGAGCTGGCTCACCAGGTTTAGGATGTTCATTTCTCTACTTACCTACAAATGGAAGTttaaagtagtttctgatttctaattttgtagTAGGCTTTGATTAGGGGTGGTTTCATTATCCTTGTTGATTGGTGCAATTTTTATaggatatatgaagaattcaaaatTCAGGTGACTGGCACTATTTTACAGAACActgttttttttacttttcttgtgtcttatctttaaaattttttacaacaGTATCACATTTATATTCAAGAACACTTTCTAGTTCTCTGCTTATTGTTTGTATCCTGTTCTAATTTCAAggatataatatttattatagttttttaaaatatatcccaGGGAGAATATTTATTATGCCTTTACAAAAATGTTGCCCTGCCCACTGTattgtctctctttctccatttttttctcctccttcctctatttgcttctccttcttcctcttcttttttcaaaaagaatccCTTGTTCTTATTAGCAGTTTTCCTGAAACATCTGGTGTCCTGTGACTGTCTGATCAGGGTGCTGGTGAAATGTCCCAAAGCTGACAGATAGCTCTGTTGTGAGCAGGTGGACAGCCTTTGGGCCTCATGCCAGTGCACTATTTGGCAAGTCATCTTTTGCACTGGGGGAGTCTTTCCAGACACACAGATTTGAAGACATCACTAGACAACTCATTTTATCCTTAGATGAGTCATTTTTTATCATCCTTGGAAGATAAACCATTATAGCAAAATTGTTTAAATTGAAAAGACAGGGATCCAAGAGCTCATGGTACTCCCAGTATTTGGTGTGTGGATCCTTTCAGTTGCCCCACATCATGGTGCCCTTGTAAGGACCATGAGTCCTAGGCTTTTGGAGTATTAAGAGGGTTTTCATTCCTCTAGTTTGTCCCAGCTGGATACCTGTGTTTTGGTTCCACAGCTCttcttaaattgttttcattttccaaagagTTTGTGAACGTTTAACATACCATTGCCTCATATAGCTTTTtagtaattcatttattattatttagctgtttcaggtgagagaaaaaataaatatgtgtggtcatatttttaagttatatttgaTGACTTTAGTATCAAGTATACACTCTTTTCTGTAGTCatctatattaatttaattttatttgctaaaacaaaataaaagtgcaGTGTTTTTAGAAAGATGATTGTATATCTTCACCTGCctaaaaaaaggtatttttccAGACAATCTAATGGCCAAAAAATTCCCCAGCTTGATTAAAATCTGGAATGTTGGCTTCAATGACCATGTCTTGGTTCTCTTTGTGATAAATGGTACCTCTGGCAGGATACAGGTGAGGGTCTAGACCTTTGGGCTCCAACTGACTATTAGAAACAGACTAAAGACATGGagcatcattaaaaataatgtaaataaacttTAAAGAATAGTAATTAGAGCAGCCCAAtcaaatttaagtaaaaagtaaGGTTGCTTTACCTTTAAtgctaaagattttaaaaaagaacatttacatGGTAAATTGAGAATTTCATGCTGTTTGATGCTATATATGTTAATCATATTTGAcacatctcagctctttatttttttccacttgttGATAGAGTGCCTCACTGAAAGCCCACTGCTGATTTAAGTAGCAAATGCCAATTAGTATTACAGCTGGTTAGATTTGGGTAGAAGTGTGAAGCAATTGATCTCttgagaatgaaaatatttgctttcatACTCTCTGGGGAAAACATACTTAGAGTTGTTGATTTTATAATGCTGTGAAAATACATTATTTGGTAACATGTGTTATTAAATACACTTCACTTTTGAATCATTATCTTACCTATCTGTGGTTACTGGTCTTAGTTGTTTATCACATGATTCTTGATCTTGGCAGATCACCCAACCTCATTGGGTCTTtgtgtcttcatctgtaaaatagtgCTATTAATGTCTTCTTTACTCTTACACagttgcaaaaataaaatgtggtaataGATGTGAAATTGCTCTGATAGCATAAAGTGCTACTTAAGAGTACTATATCAGCTGGTGGTgtcactcagtggtggagctcttacctagcaagtgtgagtccctgggtttgatcccaagtactgcaaaaattaaggaaaaattcaTACTATTTTCCTTGTTGTTTTTGCCATAATTATTTGCAAGGCTGTTTTCTCTCGACTTTTCTATACACATTAATCTACTGAAAAGAACATACTGATcttagaatcagaaaaatatacCTTGTTCATTTTGTAGCAGAGAGAATTAAGGAACCCTTTAATCCCTGTGtgaatctcagtttcctttcATAAGTGGAGTTAGTTACACCAGGATTGAGGTAAGAAACATGAAGATTCTTTGTGAGATCTACAGAGAATATTATAAATCTTAGgaattattttttgtgattttttaaaattttctcatagaTTTGCCCCTTGTTCcttttaatattatagaaaaatggaaaaagagttGAGTATTAAAAGTGTGTTTGGACTAAAAATGTTGAGATTTTATTAGGGGATCTTAAAAGTCAGTGAGATTTGGACTtggaatatttgtggaatgaatgaatgatttgagACTTAGCAGTGTAGACGGATTCAGCAGATTCCCACATCATGTAGGGTGGACTAAAAGGGTTTAAGTCAATGTTCTGTCCTTTGAAAAGTGAACATGTATAGAACCCAAACTCATCAGTGTTGGTGCAACAGGAAATGAAATGCTTTTATCACAAGCTTGTCTTCACCCATTTAGAATATGGGCTATTCTCTTATTCACCTAGTTATTGCTTTGAATAGCATTAACCTATTGttcaatattttaacatttctcactttgtgttttatattcttaGGGAACCATATGTATCTATTTGATGGTAAAGATTATTCTAAAGAGCCCggtaaggaagagagaaaatccTTTGAACCATGGTGAACCT
This DNA window, taken from Sciurus carolinensis unplaced genomic scaffold, mSciCar1.2, whole genome shotgun sequence, encodes the following:
- the LOC124975866 gene encoding mediator of RNA polymerase II transcription subunit 21-like, producing the protein ITAVPTKESKVRDRLTQLQDAVNSLADQFCNAIGVLQQCGPPASFNNIQTAINKDQPANPTEEYAQLFAALIARTAKDIDVLIDSLPSEESTAALQAASLYKLEEENHEAATCLEDVVYRGDMLLEKIQSALADIAQSQLKTRSGTHNQSLPES